Proteins from one Streptococcus mitis B6 genomic window:
- the cbpC gene encoding choline-binding protein CbpC, with product MKLLKKTMQVGLTVFFFGLLATNTVFADTTGGQFVDKDNRKYYVKDDHKAIYWHKIDGKTYYFGDKGEMVVGWQYLEIPGTGYRDNLLDNQPINEIGLQQKWYYFSSDGALLEQTDKQVLEAKTSENTGKVYGEQYPLSAEKRTYYFDNNYAVKTGWIYEDGNWYYLNKLGNFGDDSYNPLPIGEVAKGWIQDFHVTIDIDRSKPAPWYYLDPKTGIMQTGWYQLGNKWYYLRSSGAMVTGWYQEGTTWYYLDQPNGDMKTGWQNLGNKWYYLRSSGAMATGWYQDGSTWYYLNASNGDMKTGWFQVNGKWYYAYGSGALAVNTTVDGYYVNYNGEWVK from the coding sequence ATGAAACTTTTGAAAAAAACTATGCAAGTTGGACTAACAGTATTTTTCTTTGGTTTGCTAGCTACTAATACTGTATTTGCGGATACCACAGGTGGCCAATTTGTTGATAAGGATAATAGAAAATATTATGTAAAAGATGACCACAAAGCAATCTATTGGCATAAAATAGACGGTAAAACTTACTATTTTGGTGATAAAGGAGAAATGGTAGTTGGATGGCAATACTTAGAAATTCCTGGAACAGGTTATCGTGATAATTTATTAGATAACCAACCAATTAATGAAATTGGACTCCAACAAAAATGGTATTATTTTAGCTCAGATGGAGCTTTGCTAGAACAAACAGATAAACAAGTACTAGAGGCAAAAACATCTGAAAATACAGGAAAAGTATATGGTGAACAATATCCTCTATCTGCTGAAAAGAGAACTTATTATTTTGATAATAATTATGCTGTAAAGACAGGCTGGATTTATGAAGACGGCAATTGGTATTATTTAAATAAGCTAGGAAATTTTGGCGATGATTCTTACAATCCACTACCAATTGGTGAAGTTGCTAAGGGTTGGATTCAAGATTTTCATGTTACTATTGACATTGATAGAAGCAAACCTGCTCCATGGTACTACTTGGATCCAAAAACTGGAATCATGCAAACTGGTTGGTATCAACTTGGCAATAAGTGGTACTACCTCCGTTCATCAGGCGCAATGGTAACTGGCTGGTATCAAGAAGGTACCACTTGGTATTATTTAGATCAGCCAAATGGCGATATGAAAACTGGTTGGCAAAACCTTGGTAACAAGTGGTACTATCTCCGTTCATCAGGAGCTATGGCAACTGGTTGGTATCAAGATGGTTCAACTTGGTACTACCTAAATGCAAGTAATGGAGATATGAAGACAGGCTGGTTCCAAGTCAATGGTAAATGGTACTATGCGTATGGTTCAGGTGCTCTAGCTGTTAATACCACAGTAGATGGTTACTACGTAAACTATAATGGTGAGTGGGTTAAGTAA
- a CDS encoding helix-turn-helix domain-containing protein, which translates to MNILSEKFRVKRKELGLSQQTLAEGICEQSQISKIERGHFIPSADLLFKLSQRLEVPLDYFFNEQIEVKSNLSHFKQLSARLLDDRNYDDLEYIYRIEIERSTFLTLEDRTYLEWIKAIIDFYQYDSKCEAISSLENILLKVSSNTLIYLKALNTLSNFYSLVGREQEYEANYSHLMELYQTKNFEHQEFLFGYIRVRYNYAHYLVSKEKYNEAIQEALETIELCKQRQTSYQLAPLLILVGNAGAKFLDKEQVKNYYIEARELCKIYNNPLMLMKIENYLKELDTV; encoded by the coding sequence ATGAATATACTCTCTGAGAAATTCAGAGTAAAGAGAAAAGAGTTAGGTCTCTCCCAACAAACTCTTGCAGAAGGAATTTGTGAACAAAGTCAGATTAGTAAAATTGAAAGAGGTCATTTTATTCCCTCCGCAGACTTGTTATTCAAACTCTCTCAACGACTTGAAGTCCCTTTGGATTACTTTTTCAATGAACAAATCGAAGTTAAGTCTAACCTCTCTCACTTCAAGCAATTATCTGCTCGCTTATTAGATGATAGGAATTATGACGATTTGGAATATATTTATAGAATAGAGATTGAACGAAGTACTTTTCTAACACTAGAAGACCGAACTTACCTTGAGTGGATTAAAGCTATTATTGACTTCTATCAATATGACAGTAAGTGTGAGGCTATTTCTTCATTGGAAAATATATTATTAAAAGTCTCCTCAAATACTCTGATTTATTTAAAGGCATTGAATACTCTATCTAATTTCTATTCCTTAGTGGGTCGCGAACAAGAATATGAGGCAAACTACTCTCATTTGATGGAGTTATATCAGACAAAAAATTTTGAGCACCAAGAGTTTTTATTTGGCTACATCAGAGTTCGTTACAACTACGCTCACTACCTAGTATCAAAGGAAAAATATAACGAAGCCATCCAAGAAGCTCTTGAGACGATTGAACTCTGTAAACAAAGACAGACAAGCTACCAACTGGCTCCCCTACTTATTCTTGTAGGAAATGCTGGAGCCAAATTTCTAGACAAAGAACAAGTCAAAAATTATTATATAGAAGCAAGAGAGTTATGTAAGATTTATAACAATCCTTTAATGTTGATGAAGATAGAAAATTATTTGAAGGAATTAGATACTGTTTAG
- a CDS encoding ATP-grasp domain-containing protein: MNYLVISPYYPQNFQQFTIELANKGITVLGIGQEPYEQLDEPLRNSLTEYFRVDNLENTDEVKRAVAFLFYKHGPIDRIESHNEYWLELDATLREQFNVFGAKPEDLKKTKFKSEMKKLFKKAGVPVVPGAVIKTEADVDQAVNEIGLPMIAKPDNGVGAAATFKLETEDDVNHFKQEWDHSTVYFFEKFVTSSEICTFDGLVDKDGKIVFSTTFDYAYTPLDLMMYKMDNSYYVLKDMDPKLRKYGEAIVKEFGMKERFFHIEFFREGDDYIAIEYNNRPAGGFTIDVYNFAHSLDLYRGYAAIVAGEEFPASDFEPQYCLATSRRANAHYVYSEEDLLAKYSQQFKVKKIMPAAFAELQGDYLYMLTTPSRQEMEQMIADFGQRQE, encoded by the coding sequence ATGAATTACCTTGTTATTTCTCCCTACTATCCACAAAACTTTCAACAGTTTACCATCGAACTAGCCAATAAAGGTATTACCGTCTTGGGAATTGGTCAAGAGCCTTACGAGCAATTGGATGAACCTTTACGTAATAGCCTGACAGAATATTTCCGTGTTGATAATCTTGAGAACACAGACGAAGTCAAACGTGCAGTTGCTTTTCTATTTTATAAACATGGCCCAATTGATCGTATTGAATCTCACAATGAATACTGGCTTGAGCTGGATGCAACACTCAGAGAACAATTCAATGTCTTTGGTGCCAAACCAGAGGATCTAAAAAAGACGAAATTTAAGTCTGAAATGAAGAAACTCTTCAAGAAAGCAGGTGTCCCCGTGGTACCTGGAGCTGTTATCAAGACGGAAGCAGATGTGGATCAAGCTGTGAATGAAATCGGCCTGCCAATGATTGCTAAACCTGATAATGGAGTGGGAGCAGCCGCAACCTTTAAACTTGAGACAGAAGACGATGTCAATCACTTCAAGCAAGAATGGGACCATTCGACTGTTTATTTCTTTGAGAAATTTGTCACCTCTAGCGAAATTTGCACCTTTGATGGGCTCGTAGACAAGGATGGAAAGATTGTCTTCTCAACAACCTTTGACTACGCCTATACACCGCTTGATCTCATGATGTACAAGATGGACAATTCTTATTACGTTCTCAAGGATATGGATCCCAAATTACGTAAATATGGTGAGGCAATTGTCAAAGAATTTGGTATGAAAGAACGTTTCTTCCATATTGAGTTCTTCCGTGAAGGGGATGATTATATTGCCATCGAGTACAATAATCGCCCTGCAGGTGGTTTCACTATCGATGTTTATAATTTTGCTCATTCCTTGGACCTCTATCGTGGATATGCAGCCATTGTCGCAGGAGAAGAGTTCCCAGCGTCAGACTTTGAACCTCAATATTGTTTAGCTACATCCCGTCGTGCAAATGCTCACTATGTCTATTCTGAGGAGGACTTGCTTGCCAAATACAGCCAGCAGTTCAAGGTTAAAAAAATCATGCCAGCAGCCTTTGCGGAACTTCAAGGAGATTACCTGTATATGCTGACAACTCCGAGCAGACAAGAAATGGAGCAGATGATTGCTGATTTCGGACAACGTCAAGAATAA
- a CDS encoding esterase family protein — MNIEHLSHWSGNLNREMYLNRYGHAGIPVVVFASSGGSHNEYYDFGMIDACASFIEEGRVQFFTLSSVDSESWLATWKNSHDQAEMHRAYERYVIEEAIPFIKHKTGWFDGMMTTGCSMGAYHALNFFLQHPDVFTKVIALSGVYDARFFVGDYYNDDAIYQNSPVDYIWNQNDGWFIDRYRQAEIVLCTGLGAWEQDGLPSFYKLKEAFDQKQIPAWFAEWGHDVAHDWEWWRKQMPYFLGNLYL; from the coding sequence ATGAATATTGAACATCTTAGCCACTGGAGTGGCAATCTTAACCGTGAAATGTACCTTAATCGTTATGGTCATGCTGGTATTCCAGTTGTGGTCTTTGCTTCATCAGGTGGCAGTCACAATGAATACTATGATTTTGGCATGATTGATGCCTGTGCTTCCTTTATCGAGGAAGGTCGTGTTCAGTTCTTTACCCTATCCAGTGTAGATAGTGAGAGCTGGTTGGCCACTTGGAAAAATAGTCACGACCAGGCGGAGATGCACCGTGCCTACGAGCGCTATGTGATTGAGGAGGCCATTCCTTTTATCAAGCACAAGACAGGTTGGTTTGATGGCATGATGACGACAGGTTGTTCGATGGGTGCCTACCATGCACTCAATTTCTTCCTCCAGCATCCAGATGTCTTTACCAAAGTAATTGCTCTTAGTGGTGTCTACGACGCACGTTTCTTTGTCGGAGATTACTACAATGACGATGCAATTTACCAAAACTCGCCAGTAGATTATATCTGGAACCAAAACGACGGCTGGTTTATTGACCGTTACCGTCAGGCAGAGATTGTGCTGTGTACGGGTCTTGGAGCTTGGGAACAAGACGGTCTGCCATCCTTTTACAAGCTCAAAGAAGCCTTTGACCAGAAACAAATTCCAGCCTGGTTTGCTGAATGGGGACATGATGTCGCCCACGACTGGGAATGGTGGCGCAAACAAATGCCTTATTTCCTCGGCAATCTCTATTTATAA
- a CDS encoding alpha/beta hydrolase: protein MNQSYFYLKMKEHKLKVPYTGKERRVRVLLPKDYEKDTDRSYPVVYFHDGQNVFYSKESFIGHSWKIIPAIKRNPDISRMIVVAIDNDGMGRMNEYAAWKFQESPIPGQQFGGKGVEYSEFVMEVVKPFIDETYRTKADRQHTAMIGSSLGGNITQFIGLEYQDQIGCLGVFSSANWLHQEAFNRYIDRKKLSPDQRIFIYVGTEEADNTDKTLMAGNIKQAYIDSSLRYYHDLIAGGVHLDNLVLKVQSGAIHSEIPWSENLPDCLRFFAEKW from the coding sequence ATGAATCAATCCTACTTTTATTTAAAAATGAAAGAACACAAACTCAAGGTTCCTTATACAGGTAAGGAACGCCGTGTACGTGTTCTTTTGCCTAAAGATTATGAGAAAGACACGGATCGTTCCTATCCTGTTGTTTACTTTCATGACGGGCAAAATGTTTTTTATAGCAAGGAGTCTTTCATTGGCCATTCATGGAAGATTATCCCAGCTATTAAGCGTAATCCTGATATCAGTCGCATGATTGTCGTTGCCATTGACAATGATGGTATGGGGCGGATGAATGAGTATGCGGCTTGGAAGTTCCAAGAATCTCCTATCCCAGGACAGCAATTTGGCGGTAAGGGTGTGGAATATTCTGAGTTTGTGATGGAGGTGGTCAAGCCTTTTATCGATGAAACTTATCGTACAAAAGCAGACCGCCAGCATACAGCCATGATTGGTTCCTCACTAGGAGGCAATATTACCCAGTTTATCGGTTTGGAATACCAAGACCAAATTGGTTGCTTGGGCGTCTTTTCATCTGCTAACTGGCTCCACCAAGAAGCCTTTAACCGCTATATTGACCGCAAGAAACTGTCGCCTGACCAGCGCATCTTCATCTATGTGGGAACGGAAGAAGCGGATAATACGGACAAGACCTTGATGGCTGGCAATATCAAGCAAGCCTACATTGATTCATCGCTACGCTATTACCATGATTTGATAGCAGGGGGAGTACATCTGGATAATCTTGTGCTGAAAGTTCAGTCTGGTGCTATCCATAGTGAAATCCCTTGGTCAGAAAATCTACCCGACTGTCTGAGATTTTTTGCAGAAAAATGGTAA
- the thiI gene encoding tRNA uracil 4-sulfurtransferase ThiI, producing MQYSEIMIRYGELSTKGKNRMRFINKLRNNISDVLSIYPQVKVTADRDRAHAYLNGADYTAVAESLKQVFGIQNFSPVYKVEKSVEVLKSAVQEIMQDIYKEGMTFKISSKRSDHNFELDSRELNQTLGGAVFEAIPNVQAQMKSPDINLQVEIREEAAYLSYETIRGAGGLPVGTSGKGMLMLSGGIDSPVAGYLALKRGVDIEAVHFASPPYTSPGALKKAQDLTRKLTKFGGNIQFIEVPFTEIQEEIKAKAPEAYLMTLTRRFMMRITDRIREVRNGLVIINGESLGQVASQTLESMQAINAVTNTPIIRPVVTMDKLEIIDIAQEIDTFEISIQPFEDCCTIFAPDRPKTNPKIKNAEQYEARMDVEGLVERAVAGIMITEITPQVEKDEVDDLIDNLL from the coding sequence ATGCAATATTCAGAAATTATGATTCGCTACGGTGAGCTGTCAACCAAGGGTAAAAACCGTATGCGTTTCATCAATAAACTTCGCAATAATATTTCAGACGTTTTGTCTATCTATCCCCAAGTTAAGGTAACGGCAGATCGTGACCGTGCCCACGCTTACCTCAATGGAGCTGATTACACAGCAGTAGCAGAATCACTCAAACAAGTTTTTGGAATTCAAAACTTTTCCCCTGTTTATAAGGTTGAAAAATCTGTAGAAGTTCTGAAGTCTGCTGTCCAAGAGATTATGCAGGACATCTACAAGGAAGGCATGACCTTTAAAATCTCTAGTAAACGTAGCGACCACAACTTTGAGTTGGATAGTCGTGAACTCAACCAAACCCTTGGAGGAGCTGTTTTCGAAGCCATTCCAAATGTGCAAGCTCAAATGAAAAGTCCTGACATCAATCTTCAGGTGGAGATCCGTGAAGAGGCAGCCTACCTTTCTTATGAAACTATTCGTGGGGCTGGTGGTTTGCCAGTTGGAACTTCAGGTAAAGGGATGCTCATGTTGTCAGGAGGGATTGACTCACCTGTAGCAGGGTATCTTGCTCTTAAGCGTGGGGTGGATATTGAGGCCGTTCACTTTGCCAGCCCACCTTATACTAGTCCAGGCGCTCTCAAGAAAGCCCAAGATTTGACCCGTAAATTGACCAAGTTTGGTGGAAATATCCAGTTTATCGAAGTTCCTTTTACAGAGATTCAAGAGGAAATCAAGGCTAAAGCGCCAGAAGCTTACTTGATGACTCTAACTCGTCGCTTTATGATGCGGATTACGGACCGTATTCGTGAGGTACGAAATGGTTTAGTTATCATCAATGGGGAAAGCCTAGGTCAAGTAGCTAGCCAGACCTTAGAAAGCATGCAGGCTATCAATGCAGTTACCAACACTCCTATCATCCGTCCAGTTGTGACAATGGATAAGTTGGAAATCATTGACATTGCTCAGGAAATTGACACCTTTGAAATTTCTATCCAGCCTTTTGAAGACTGTTGTACCATTTTTGCGCCAGATCGTCCGAAAACAAATCCTAAGATTAAGAATGCGGAGCAGTATGAAGCTCGCATGGATGTTGAAGGTTTAGTTGAGCGAGCTGTAGCTGGAATCATGATTACTGAGATTACACCGCAGGTTGAAAAAGATGAAGTGGATGACTTGATTGACAATCTGCTCTAA
- a CDS encoding cysteine desulfurase family protein: MIYFDNSATTKPYPEALETYMQVASKILGNPSSLHRLGDQATRILEASRQQIADLIGKKSDEIFFTSGGTEGDNWVIKGVAFEKAQFGKHIIVSAIEHPAVKESALWLKSQGFEVDFAPVDNKGFVDVEALADLIRPDTTLVSVMAVNNEIGSIQPIQAISELLADKPTISFHVDAVQALAKIPTEKYLTERVDFATFSSHKFHGIRGVGFVYIKSGKKITPLLTGGGQERDYRSTTENVAGIAATAKALRLSMEKLDIFTSKTGQMKAVIRQALLDYPDIFIFSDEEDFAPHILTFGIKGVRGEVIVHAFEDYDIFISTTSACSSKAGKPAGTLIAMGVDKDKAQSAVRLSLDLENDMSQVEQFLTKLKLIYNQTRKVR; the protein is encoded by the coding sequence ATGATTTACTTTGATAATTCGGCGACGACCAAGCCCTATCCTGAAGCACTTGAAACTTATATGCAGGTGGCTTCAAAAATTTTAGGAAATCCATCTAGTCTCCATCGTTTGGGAGACCAGGCAACACGAATCTTAGAGGCTTCTCGCCAACAGATTGCAGATTTAATCGGTAAGAAAAGCGATGAAATCTTCTTTACTTCTGGTGGGACAGAAGGAGATAACTGGGTCATCAAGGGTGTGGCCTTTGAAAAGGCTCAGTTTGGAAAGCACATCATTGTATCAGCCATTGAACATCCTGCAGTCAAAGAGTCAGCCCTTTGGTTGAAATCTCAAGGTTTTGAAGTGGATTTTGCTCCAGTTGATAACAAAGGATTTGTGGATGTTGAAGCGTTAGCAGATTTGATAAGACCTGATACGACCCTCGTTTCCGTCATGGCTGTGAACAATGAAATTGGCTCTATTCAACCTATTCAAGCTATTTCAGAACTGTTAGCAGACAAGCCGACTATTTCCTTCCACGTTGATGCGGTTCAGGCGCTTGCCAAGATTCCGACTGAAAAGTATCTGACAGAACGAGTGGATTTTGCGACTTTCTCTAGTCACAAGTTCCACGGAATCCGTGGTGTTGGTTTTGTCTATATCAAGTCTGGCAAGAAGATCACGCCTCTTTTAACAGGTGGAGGTCAGGAACGTGATTACCGTTCGACAACTGAAAATGTGGCAGGGATTGCAGCGACAGCCAAGGCTCTCCGTTTATCTATGGAAAAGCTAGATATCTTTACTAGCAAGACTGGGCAGATGAAGGCAGTGATTCGTCAAGCACTTCTGGACTATCCAGATATTTTTATCTTCTCGGATGAGGAAGACTTTGCCCCTCATATCCTGACTTTTGGAATCAAGGGTGTTCGTGGTGAAGTCATCGTTCACGCCTTTGAAGACTATGATATTTTTATCTCAACGACCTCTGCTTGTTCGTCCAAGGCAGGGAAACCAGCCGGAACCCTGATTGCCATGGGAGTGGATAAGGATAAGGCCCAGTCAGCTGTGCGTTTAAGCCTAGACCTTGAAAATGATATGAGTCAGGTCGAGCAATTTTTGACCAAGCTAAAATTAATTTACAACCAAACTAGAAAAGTAAGATAG
- a CDS encoding DUF6556 family protein: MSNYRRTSKPKTEHIKKGFTVFQKTVATIGSILGLITASITIMNALDNNKNTKKEPATTQTTTIVKEIQKESPKENTSPTKETNTSQEKAQQEETPKASVKEEKKEEQKASTLDSSTPAPTPSKPAADNEKQSNNTPTSENKSNQ; this comes from the coding sequence ATGTCTAATTATCGTAGAACTTCAAAACCAAAAACAGAACACATCAAAAAAGGCTTTACAGTCTTTCAAAAAACCGTCGCTACTATCGGTAGTATCCTTGGCTTAATTACCGCAAGTATCACTATCATGAACGCCTTGGATAATAACAAAAATACTAAAAAAGAACCTGCGACAACCCAGACGACAACCATTGTCAAAGAAATCCAAAAGGAATCCCCTAAGGAAAACACCAGTCCAACTAAGGAAACTAACACTAGTCAAGAAAAAGCACAACAAGAAGAAACACCAAAAGCTAGCGTCAAGGAAGAGAAAAAAGAAGAGCAGAAAGCATCAACTCTGGATTCTTCTACTCCTGCTCCTACTCCAAGTAAGCCTGCCGCTGATAATGAAAAACAGTCCAATAATACTCCAACTTCAGAAAATAAAAGTAATCAATAA
- a CDS encoding DNA translocase FtsK — translation MVNKNTSKTRRRPSKAELERKEAIQRMLISLGIAILLIFAAFKLGAAGITLYNLIRLLVGSLAYLAIFGILLYLFFFKWIRKQEGLLSGFFTIFAGLLLIFEAYLVWQYGLDKSILKGTIAQVVTDLTGFRTTSFAGGGLIGVGLYVPTAFLFSNIGTYFIGSILILVGALLVSSWSVYDVAEFFSRGFAKWREGHERRKEERFVKQEEKARQKAEKEARLEQEEAEKALLDLPPIDMETGEILTDDVVLDVPPVPEEEWVEPEIILPQAELEFPEREDGSDDEDVQVDFSAKEALEYKLPSLQLFAPDKPKDQSKEKKIVRENIKILEETFASFGIKVTVERAEIGPSVTKYEVKPAVGVRVNRISNLADDLALALAAKDVRIEAPIPGKSLVGIEVPNSEIATVSFRELWEQSQTKAENLLEIPLGKAVNGTARAFDLSKMPHLLVAGSTGSGKSVAVNGIIASILMKARPDQVKFMMVDPKMVELSVYNDIPHLLIPVVTNPRKASKALQKVVDEMENRYELFAKVGVRNIAGFNAKVEEFNAQSEYKQIPLPLIVVIVDELADLMMVASKEVEDAIIRLGQKARAAGIHMILATQRPSVDVISGLIKANVPSRVAFAVSSGTDSRTILDENGAEKLLGRGDMLFKPIDENHPVRLQGSFISDDDVERIVNFIKAQADADYDESFDPGEVSENEGEFSDGESGGDPLFEEAKALVIETQKASASMIQRRLSVGFNRATRLMEELEMAGVIGPAEGTKPRKVLQQ, via the coding sequence ATGGTAAACAAGAATACAAGTAAAACAAGACGGAGACCGTCTAAAGCAGAACTCGAAAGAAAAGAAGCGATTCAACGAATGTTGATTTCGTTGGGAATCGCGATTTTATTGATTTTCGCAGCCTTCAAATTAGGGGCTGCAGGTATAACCCTTTACAATTTAATTCGCTTACTGGTGGGTAGCCTAGCTTATCTGGCAATATTTGGTATCCTACTCTATCTCTTCTTTTTCAAGTGGATACGAAAACAGGAAGGGCTCCTATCTGGCTTTTTCACCATATTTGCAGGTTTGCTCTTAATTTTTGAGGCCTATTTAGTTTGGCAATATGGTTTGGACAAGTCGATATTAAAAGGAACCATAGCTCAGGTTGTGACGGATTTGACTGGTTTTCGAACGACCAGTTTTGCTGGTGGGGGCTTGATTGGTGTTGGACTCTATGTGCCAACAGCCTTTCTCTTCTCAAATATCGGTACTTACTTTATTGGTTCTATCTTGATTTTAGTGGGTGCTCTCCTAGTCAGCTCTTGGTCTGTTTATGATGTTGCTGAATTTTTCAGTAGAGGCTTTGCTAAATGGCGGGAAGGTCATGAGCGTCGAAAAGAGGAACGCTTTGTCAAACAAGAAGAAAAAGCTCGCCAAAAGGCTGAGAAAGAGGCTAGATTAGAACAAGAAGAAGCTGAAAAAGCCTTACTTGATTTGCCTCCTATTGATATGGAAACGGGTGAAATTCTGACTGATGATGTTGTACTTGACGTTCCTCCTGTTCCAGAAGAAGAGTGGGTGGAACCAGAAATCATCCTGCCTCAAGCTGAACTTGAATTCCCTGAACGGGAAGATGGCTCTGATGATGAAGATGTTCAGGTCGATTTTTCAGCCAAGGAAGCCCTCGAATACAAACTTCCAAGCTTACAACTCTTTGCCCCAGATAAACCCAAAGACCAGTCTAAAGAGAAGAAAATCGTTCGTGAAAACATCAAAATCCTAGAAGAAACCTTTGCTAGCTTTGGTATCAAGGTAACAGTTGAACGGGCTGAAATTGGACCTTCAGTGACCAAGTATGAAGTCAAGCCTGCAGTGGGTGTACGGGTCAACCGCATTTCTAATCTAGCAGATGACCTCGCTCTAGCCTTGGCAGCCAAGGATGTCCGAATTGAAGCACCCATTCCTGGGAAATCCCTAGTCGGAATCGAAGTGCCCAACTCTGAGATTGCGACAGTTTCTTTCCGAGAACTATGGGAACAATCTCAAACGAAAGCAGAAAATCTCTTGGAAATTCCTTTAGGGAAGGCTGTTAATGGAACCGCAAGAGCTTTTGACCTTTCTAAAATGCCCCACTTGCTAGTCGCAGGTTCAACGGGATCAGGTAAGTCAGTAGCCGTTAACGGCATTATTGCTAGCATTCTCATGAAGGCGAGACCTGACCAAGTTAAATTTATGATGGTCGATCCCAAGATGGTTGAGTTGTCTGTTTACAATGATATTCCCCACCTCTTGATTCCAGTTGTGACCAATCCACGTAAGGCCAGCAAGGCTCTGCAAAAGGTTGTGGATGAGATGGAAAATCGTTATGAACTCTTTGCCAAGGTGGGAGTTCGGAATATTGCAGGCTTTAATGCTAAAGTAGAAGAGTTCAATGCCCAGTCTGAGTACAAGCAGATTCCGCTACCGCTCATTGTTGTGATTGTAGATGAGTTGGCTGATCTCATGATGGTGGCCAGCAAGGAAGTGGAAGATGCCATCATTCGTCTTGGACAGAAGGCGCGTGCTGCTGGCATCCACATGATTCTTGCAACCCAGCGTCCATCCGTTGATGTTATCTCTGGTTTGATTAAGGCCAATGTCCCATCTCGTGTCGCATTTGCGGTTTCATCAGGAACAGACTCCCGTACGATTTTGGATGAAAATGGAGCAGAAAAACTGCTTGGTCGAGGAGACATGCTCTTTAAACCGATTGATGAAAATCATCCAGTTCGTCTGCAAGGATCCTTTATCTCAGATGATGATGTTGAACGCATCGTAAACTTCATTAAGGCTCAGGCAGATGCGGACTACGATGAGAGTTTTGATCCCGGTGAGGTTTCTGAAAATGAAGGAGAATTTTCAGATGGTGAATCTGGTGGAGATCCGCTTTTTGAGGAAGCCAAGGCTTTAGTTATCGAAACCCAGAAAGCCAGCGCATCCATGATTCAGCGTCGTTTGTCAGTTGGATTTAACCGTGCGACCCGCCTTATGGAAGAACTGGAGATGGCAGGTGTCATTGGTCCAGCTGAAGGTACCAAACCAAGAAAAGTTTTACAACAATAA